One Solanum pennellii chromosome 10, SPENNV200 genomic region harbors:
- the LOC107032376 gene encoding HVA22-like protein k, protein MDPEVGLRLLFSPLASNIVVRTACCSVGVVLPVYSTFKAIEGRDENEQRKWLLYWAAYGSFSVVELFTDKFLYWFPLYYHMKFAFLVWLQLPTTDGARQMYMTHLRPFLLKHQARLDQVVGFLYGQMSKFVSMHQAEIKFVRALLMRTFVSANQFASGFIHPERRHVSGAIEERRQQFDTSDSDDEE, encoded by the exons ATGGATCCCGAg GTTGGATTGAGACTTCTTTTTTCTCCACTGGCTTCTAATATTGTTGTGCGGACAGCATG CTGTTCTGTGGGGGTTGTTTTACCTGTTTATTCCACATTTAAGGCAATCGAGGGAAGAGATGAAAACGAGCAGAGAAAGTGGCTACTGTATTGGGCAG CTTATGGGTCTTTCAGTGTTGTTGAGTTATTCACCGATAAATTTCTCTATTG GTTTCCACTTTATTACCACATGAAGTTTGCATTTCTTGTTTGGCTTCAACTGCCTACTACTGAT GGGGCAAGGCAAATGTATATGACTCACCTTCGTCCTTTCCTCTTGAAGCATCAAGCCAGGCTGGACCAAGTAGTTGGATTTTTGTATGGTCAAATG TCCAAGTTTGTTAGCATGCATCAAGCTGAAATCAAATTCGTGAGAGCACTTCTGATGAGGACCTTCGTATCAG CCAACCAGTTTGCTTCAGGTTTTATTCACCCTGAGCGAAGGCACGTGAGTGGTGCAATTGAAGAACGAAGACAACAATTTGACACTTCTGATTCTGATGATGAAGAGTGA
- the LOC107002613 gene encoding ATP-dependent Clp protease proteolytic subunit 6, chloroplastic, translating to MVTSAIAGTSIVPVSSRHQTSFSSLLSSRSLRKNVVSVLRSPYSDSSDIGFSSKKLGIPLKFNEYESGAHTNSSYGVIVAKEGANPPIMPAVMTPVGALDLSTVLFRNRIIFIGQPVNSAVAQKVISQLVTLATIDENADILIYLNCPGGSTYSVLAIYDCMSWIKPKVGTVCFGAAASQGALLLAGGEKGMRYAMPNARIMIHQPQSGCGGHVEDVRRQVNEAVQSRQKVDKMYAAFTGQSIEMIQTYTERDRFMSSAEAMEFGLIDRVLETEY from the exons ATGGTAACGTCTGCAATTGCTGGAACGTCAATTGTACCAGTCTCTTCCCGGCACCAAACGTCTTTTTCATCTCTGCTTTCCTCTAG AAGCTTAAGGAAAAATGTAGTTTCTGTTCTCCGAAGTCCATATTCTGATTCATCAGATATTG GATTTTCAAGCAAGAAGTTGGGGATCCCATTAAAGTTCAATGAGTACGAATCCGGTGCTCATACCAATTCAAG CTATGGTGTTATCGTAGCAAAAGAGGGGGCTAATCCACCCATCATGCCCGCCGTGATGACACCAGTGGGCGCGTTGGATCTTTCTACCGTGTTATTCAGGAATCGAATTATCTTCATTGGACAACCAGTCAACTCTGCAGTTGCTCAGAAAGTAATATCACAACTTGTGACCCTTGCAACTATAGATGAAAACGCAGATATTTTG ATCTATCTTAACTGTCCTGGTGGAAGCACGTACTCTGTCTTGGCAATATATGACTGCATGTCATGG ATAAAGCCTAAGGTTGGTACAGTATGTTTTGGAGCTGCTGCAAGCCAAGGAGCACTTCTTCTTGCTGGTGGAGAAAAGGGCATGAGGTATGCAATGCCAAATGCACGTATAATGATTCATCAACCTCAAAGTGGATGTGGA GGGCACGTGGAGGATGTGCGGCGCCAAGTAAACGAAGCGGTTCAATCTCGCCAG AAAGTCGACAAAATGTATGCTGCTTTTACTGGCCAATCAATTGAGATGATACAAACATACACTGAAAGGGATCGTTTTATGTCTTCCGCTGAG GCCATGGAGTTTGGTCTCATCGACCGGGTGCTAGAAACAGAATACTAG